A window from Flavobacterium gyeonganense encodes these proteins:
- a CDS encoding FeoA family protein — translation MQNTIHTLKKGEKAIIKDFDIDLIPLKLLEMGCLPGSLVELLQIAPFGDPLYLDINGSHVAIRVETAREIEVELIKNNL, via the coding sequence TTGCAAAATACTATCCATACCCTTAAAAAAGGCGAAAAAGCCATTATCAAAGATTTTGATATAGATTTGATTCCTTTAAAATTGTTAGAGATGGGTTGTTTGCCAGGCAGCCTTGTCGAATTGCTTCAAATTGCTCCTTTCGGTGATCCTCTATATTTAGACATTAACGGCTCACATGTTGCCATCCGTGTTGAAACCGCTCGTGAAATTGAAGTTGAACTGATCAAAAACAATTTATAA
- the hemB gene encoding porphobilinogen synthase, giving the protein MFPLQRNRRLRTNESIRSLVRETSLSPQDFMLPMFVAEGKDVKVAIPSMPGIYRHSLDNTIKEVKEAWNLGIKAVNIYVKVSENLKDNKGVEAWNKDGLMQQTIRAIKDAVPEMIVMPDVALDPYSIYGHDGIIENGQLINDATVDALTRMSLSHAEAGADFVAPSDMMDGRVLAIRKALEENGHHNVGIMSYSAKYASAFYGPFRDALDSAPVDSQNIPKDKKTYQMDYANRIEGIREALLDVEEGADIVMVKPGMAYLDIVREVKNAVHVPIAVYQVSGEYAMVKAAAEKGWLDHDKIMIEQLYCIKRAGASIISTYFAKEAALILNK; this is encoded by the coding sequence ATGTTCCCATTACAAAGAAACCGCCGTTTAAGAACTAATGAATCTATTCGCTCTTTAGTTCGTGAAACTAGTTTAAGTCCACAGGATTTTATGCTTCCGATGTTTGTTGCCGAAGGAAAAGATGTAAAAGTCGCTATTCCATCGATGCCAGGAATTTACCGCCATTCATTGGATAACACGATTAAAGAAGTAAAAGAAGCCTGGAATCTGGGAATCAAAGCAGTTAATATTTATGTAAAAGTAAGTGAAAACCTTAAAGACAATAAAGGTGTTGAAGCTTGGAACAAGGACGGTTTAATGCAACAGACTATTCGTGCCATTAAAGATGCAGTTCCTGAAATGATTGTGATGCCGGATGTAGCTTTAGACCCCTATTCTATTTACGGTCACGACGGAATTATTGAAAATGGTCAGTTAATTAATGATGCTACAGTTGATGCTTTAACCCGAATGAGTTTAAGCCATGCCGAAGCCGGAGCCGATTTTGTAGCGCCAAGCGACATGATGGACGGAAGAGTTTTAGCGATCAGAAAAGCTTTAGAAGAAAATGGTCACCATAACGTGGGGATTATGAGTTACAGTGCTAAATATGCTTCTGCATTTTACGGACCATTTCGTGATGCGTTAGATTCTGCACCTGTAGATTCTCAAAATATTCCAAAAGACAAGAAGACTTATCAGATGGATTATGCTAACCGAATTGAGGGAATTCGTGAAGCATTATTAGATGTTGAAGAAGGTGCAGATATTGTAATGGTAAAACCAGGAATGGCATATTTAGACATTGTGCGTGAGGTAAAAAATGCCGTTCATGTACCGATTGCGGTTTATCAGGTATCTGGTGAGTACGCCATGGTAAAGGCCGCAGCTGAAAAAGGGTGGCTTGATCATGACAAAATTATGATAGAGCAACTTTATTGCATTAAGCGTGCAGGGGCTAGTATTATCTCTACTTATTTTGCAAAAGAAGCTGCTTTAATTTTAAACAAATAA
- a CDS encoding acyl-ACP desaturase has protein sequence MSIKNIRLEVMQFLEKNVESFVEQYLIPVEKIWQPTDFLPNSQGENFFEEVKELREIAKELPYDFWVTLVGDTITEEALPTYESWLMDVEGVDQVDQVENGGNGWARWVKQWTGEENRHGDLLNKYLYLSGRVNMREIEMTTQHLINDGFDIGTGRDPYKNFVYTSFQELATYVSHNRVSQIAKNFGDKKLSKMCKMIAGDEMRHHHAYSEFVNRIFQVDPSEMMLAFQYMMKQKIVMPAHFLRESGQKISSAFEQFSDSAQRIGVYTATDYVEILQKLIDKWEIDKISNLTDEAEKAREYLMKLPARMARISERIVIPKESHIFKWVEPARL, from the coding sequence ATTTAATTCCGGTTGAAAAAATTTGGCAGCCAACAGATTTCCTGCCTAATTCTCAGGGAGAAAATTTTTTTGAAGAGGTAAAGGAGTTGCGTGAAATTGCCAAAGAACTTCCATATGATTTCTGGGTAACACTTGTTGGTGATACAATTACTGAAGAAGCCCTGCCAACATATGAATCATGGCTCATGGATGTAGAAGGAGTGGATCAGGTAGATCAGGTTGAAAATGGCGGTAATGGATGGGCGAGATGGGTAAAGCAATGGACCGGCGAAGAAAACCGTCATGGTGACTTGTTAAATAAATACCTGTATTTGTCTGGCCGCGTCAACATGCGTGAAATCGAAATGACAACACAGCATTTGATCAACGATGGATTTGATATCGGAACAGGAAGAGATCCTTATAAAAACTTTGTGTACACTAGTTTTCAGGAATTAGCAACATATGTTTCGCATAACAGGGTATCTCAAATAGCTAAAAATTTTGGCGATAAAAAGTTATCCAAAATGTGTAAAATGATTGCTGGCGACGAAATGCGCCATCATCATGCATATAGTGAATTCGTAAATCGTATTTTTCAGGTTGATCCGAGCGAAATGATGCTGGCGTTTCAATACATGATGAAGCAAAAAATCGTTATGCCTGCGCATTTCTTAAGAGAATCAGGTCAAAAGATTAGTTCGGCTTTCGAACAATTTTCAGATTCTGCTCAGCGTATCGGAGTTTATACTGCAACGGATTATGTTGAAATACTTCAGAAATTAATTGATAAGTGGGAAATTGATAAGATTTCTAATTTAACAGATGAAGCAGAAAAAGCTCGTGAGTATTTAATGAAATTACCGGCTCGTATGGCAAGAATCTCTGAAAGAATTGTGATCCCAAAAGAATCACATATTTTCAAATGGGTTGAACCAGCGAGATTATAA
- a CDS encoding HD domain-containing protein, translating to MNNSALIDKTIQFVKEKLINAEGGHDWFHIERVYKNALLIAGSTDCDLTIVQLGALLHDIADSKFHNGDETIGPKTARLFLESENITEDIIEHVVNIIENISYKGGNFKKKFSSVELDIVQDADRLDAIGAIGVARAFNYGGFKNRALYDPEIVPVANMTKDEYKKNNAPTINHFYEKLLLLKDKMNTETGKQIAEERHHFMETFLAQFYAEWEGVK from the coding sequence ATGAATAATTCAGCTCTAATAGATAAAACAATTCAATTTGTAAAAGAAAAACTTATCAATGCCGAAGGTGGACATGACTGGTTTCATATTGAACGGGTGTATAAAAATGCTCTTTTGATTGCCGGAAGTACAGATTGCGATTTAACTATAGTTCAGTTAGGGGCTTTGCTTCATGATATTGCCGACAGCAAATTTCATAACGGTGATGAAACTATTGGTCCTAAAACGGCACGTTTGTTTTTAGAATCTGAAAATATAACTGAAGATATTATTGAGCATGTTGTTAATATCATTGAAAATATCTCATACAAAGGCGGGAATTTCAAAAAGAAGTTTTCATCTGTGGAATTGGATATTGTTCAGGATGCAGATCGTTTAGATGCTATTGGTGCTATTGGTGTTGCCAGGGCATTTAATTATGGCGGATTCAAAAACAGGGCCTTGTATGATCCTGAAATTGTACCTGTAGCCAATATGACTAAAGACGAATATAAAAAGAACAATGCTCCTACGATAAATCATTTTTACGAAAAGCTTTTGCTCCTAAAAGATAAAATGAATACGGAAACAGGAAAGCAAATTGCTGAAGAAAGACACCATTTTATGGAAACCTTCCTGGCACAGTTTTATGCAGAATGGGAAGGAGTGAAGTAA
- a CDS encoding c-type cytochrome, with the protein MKKLLFLAAVLAFASCKKESQESFGRSTENKTETYSEGESAEIKTPENLGKEIFEGKGNCTSCHQPDQKVIGPSIKEIAKIYKDKKGDIVTFLKGKGEPIVDPDQFAVMKTNFPVTQAMSDEELKAIEAYIYSHLK; encoded by the coding sequence ATGAAAAAACTATTATTTCTAGCCGCAGTTTTAGCTTTTGCATCATGTAAAAAGGAGAGTCAGGAATCCTTTGGAAGATCAACAGAAAACAAAACAGAAACTTATTCTGAAGGAGAATCGGCAGAAATCAAAACTCCTGAAAATTTAGGAAAAGAGATTTTTGAAGGAAAAGGAAATTGTACTTCCTGCCATCAGCCAGACCAAAAAGTAATTGGTCCAAGTATCAAGGAAATCGCCAAAATCTACAAAGACAAAAAAGGTGACATTGTTACTTTTTTGAAAGGAAAAGGAGAACCAATTGTCGATCCAGATCAGTTTGCTGTGATGAAAACCAATTTTCCGGTGACGCAGGCAATGTCTGATGAAGAATTGAAAGCTATCGAAGCATATATTTATAGTCACTTGAAATAG
- a CDS encoding SCO family protein: MKSLLYKYRKFFIILGVFSAITITLFYFALKPQKTLPIYNPADVNPELVDSTVQYKSKYHTIADFSFVNQNGDTITQKNYEGKIYVADFFFTTCGSICPKMTTNLADVQKAVLNNPKVMLLSHTVFPETDSIPVLKAYAIKHGVVDSKWNLVTGDKKEIYTMARKSYLAVKLGRPDQLYDMVHTENFVLVDQKRRVRGFYDGTDKEDMKRLLEDIDFLSKE, encoded by the coding sequence ATGAAATCTCTCCTTTACAAATACCGAAAATTCTTCATCATCTTAGGAGTGTTTTCGGCAATCACCATTACGCTGTTTTATTTTGCTTTAAAACCTCAAAAAACATTACCAATTTATAATCCGGCTGATGTAAATCCGGAATTGGTTGATAGCACAGTTCAGTATAAAAGTAAATACCACACAATTGCTGATTTTTCGTTTGTAAACCAAAACGGGGATACTATTACTCAGAAAAACTATGAAGGAAAGATATATGTTGCCGATTTCTTCTTTACTACCTGTGGATCAATCTGCCCAAAGATGACGACCAATCTGGCTGATGTACAAAAAGCGGTTTTAAATAATCCGAAGGTGATGTTGCTTTCACATACCGTTTTTCCTGAAACAGACAGTATTCCGGTTCTAAAAGCCTATGCCATAAAACACGGAGTCGTCGACAGTAAATGGAATCTGGTTACCGGCGATAAAAAAGAAATTTATACAATGGCCAGAAAATCATATCTGGCAGTAAAGCTTGGAAGACCGGATCAGCTTTATGATATGGTACATACCGAAAATTTTGTACTGGTGGATCAAAAACGACGCGTTCGCGGATTTTATGACGGAACTGATAAAGAAGACATGAAACGTCTTTTGGAGGACATTGATTTCTTATCCAAAGAGTAA
- a CDS encoding M13 family metallopeptidase, which translates to MKKVLTTPMFYAFSAILSFATAEAQNTTPKEPGINTSYMKKEVSPKQDFFQYVNGTWLDKTEIPSDRNAWGSFNELRQKTDDNSLAILKEASKNPKYKSNTDQGKAIALFNTILDTVGRNKRGITPLKPYLKKIDAIKNVADLQNYLIEMQSQGGAGFFAVYVGADAKNSNKNTVSLTPGTLGLSDKDYYNSDDKDSKEKREKYEVHVARMLQFIGESPAKAKESAKQILALEIEMSAPRLDRVERRDRRKQYNPTAVADLKKDTPSIQWDKYFAGVGMAKLDTVNVAQPRYMIALEKTFTEKKVEAWKEYLKWSALNRAASTLSTEIESANFDFYGKTLTGALKQRPHEEVALQIINGATGEALGKLYVEKLFPAEAKEKAKNMIANVMLAYENRINALPWMSEATKAKAIEKLKKLTIKIGYPDKWKDYSKLELKNVSEGGTYFDNMKNLAKWAYAENLAKLGKPVDKSEWGMSPQTVNAYFNPSYNEIVFPAAILQPPFYNYQADEAVNYGGIGAVIGHEISHGFDDSGARFNADGNLVDWWTADDLKQFTALGGALADQYSALEPLPGIHVDGKFTLGENIGDLGGINAAYDGLQLYLKANGNPGLIDGFTPEQRFFISWATVWRTKSRDEALKSQVKTDPHSPGMYRAVVPIQNVDAFYDAFDIKKGDKMYIEPEKRVKIW; encoded by the coding sequence ATGAAAAAAGTGCTTACTACACCAATGTTTTATGCTTTTTCTGCAATACTTTCATTTGCAACGGCAGAAGCTCAAAACACAACGCCAAAAGAACCCGGGATTAATACTTCTTATATGAAAAAGGAGGTTAGCCCAAAACAGGATTTCTTTCAATATGTAAATGGAACCTGGCTGGATAAGACCGAAATTCCAAGTGATCGAAATGCCTGGGGAAGTTTTAATGAATTGCGTCAGAAAACGGATGACAATTCGTTAGCAATTTTAAAAGAAGCTTCGAAAAATCCGAAGTATAAATCAAACACAGATCAGGGTAAAGCCATCGCTTTGTTCAATACGATTTTGGACACTGTTGGAAGAAACAAAAGAGGCATTACACCGCTTAAACCTTATTTGAAGAAAATTGACGCTATTAAAAATGTAGCCGATTTACAAAATTACCTAATCGAAATGCAGTCACAGGGCGGAGCAGGTTTCTTTGCAGTGTATGTTGGAGCTGACGCAAAAAACAGTAATAAAAATACAGTTTCTCTAACTCCGGGAACTTTAGGATTGTCTGATAAAGATTATTATAATTCTGATGATAAAGATTCAAAAGAAAAACGTGAGAAATATGAAGTTCACGTTGCCAGAATGCTTCAGTTTATTGGTGAATCTCCGGCTAAAGCCAAAGAAAGTGCCAAACAAATCCTGGCTTTAGAAATTGAAATGTCAGCACCAAGACTAGACAGAGTTGAAAGAAGAGACCGCAGAAAACAATACAACCCAACAGCAGTTGCCGATTTAAAAAAGGACACACCTTCAATTCAGTGGGATAAATACTTTGCCGGAGTGGGTATGGCAAAATTAGATACAGTTAATGTAGCGCAGCCACGTTACATGATTGCTTTAGAAAAAACTTTTACTGAAAAGAAAGTAGAGGCCTGGAAAGAATATTTAAAATGGTCTGCATTAAACAGAGCAGCTTCAACATTGAGTACAGAAATAGAAAGTGCCAATTTTGATTTCTACGGAAAAACGTTAACAGGTGCTTTAAAACAGCGACCACATGAGGAAGTAGCTTTGCAGATAATCAATGGTGCAACCGGCGAAGCTTTAGGTAAACTGTACGTGGAGAAATTGTTCCCTGCTGAAGCGAAAGAAAAAGCTAAAAACATGATTGCTAATGTGATGCTTGCTTATGAAAACAGGATCAATGCACTGCCATGGATGTCTGAAGCTACAAAAGCAAAAGCAATTGAAAAGCTTAAAAAGCTGACTATTAAAATTGGATATCCTGATAAATGGAAAGACTATTCAAAACTAGAACTTAAAAACGTTTCTGAAGGTGGGACTTATTTTGACAACATGAAAAATTTGGCGAAATGGGCTTATGCTGAAAACTTAGCTAAATTAGGTAAACCGGTTGATAAATCAGAGTGGGGAATGTCTCCTCAGACTGTAAATGCTTATTTTAATCCATCATATAACGAAATTGTATTTCCTGCCGCTATTCTACAGCCGCCATTTTATAATTATCAGGCTGATGAAGCTGTAAATTATGGTGGAATTGGAGCTGTCATTGGTCATGAAATCTCACACGGATTTGATGATTCTGGAGCACGTTTCAATGCAGATGGTAATCTTGTTGACTGGTGGACTGCTGATGATTTAAAACAATTTACTGCGCTTGGAGGTGCACTGGCAGATCAATACAGTGCATTAGAGCCTTTACCGGGAATTCATGTAGATGGTAAATTTACTTTAGGTGAAAATATCGGAGATTTGGGTGGAATCAATGCTGCTTATGACGGTTTGCAATTGTATTTAAAAGCAAATGGAAATCCGGGATTAATTGATGGTTTTACACCTGAACAGCGTTTCTTTATTTCCTGGGCAACGGTATGGAGAACAAAATCAAGAGACGAAGCCCTTAAAAGTCAGGTAAAAACTGATCCGCATTCTCCGGGAATGTACAGAGCTGTTGTTCCAATTCAGAATGTTGATGCTTTTTATGATGCTTTCGATATCAAAAAAGGAGATAAAATGTATATTGAGCCAGAAAAGAGAGTTAAAATCTGGTAA
- a CDS encoding FeoB-associated Cys-rich membrane protein: MIQEILAFAILGLAVGFLIKKFFWKSKKKKDCGDGNCGCS; the protein is encoded by the coding sequence ATGATTCAGGAAATTTTAGCTTTTGCCATATTAGGACTAGCAGTTGGGTTTCTGATTAAAAAATTCTTCTGGAAGTCTAAAAAGAAAAAAGACTGTGGAGATGGAAATTGTGGCTGTTCTTAG
- the feoB gene encoding ferrous iron transport protein B: MSIQNINVALIGNPNTGKTSVFNQLTGLNQQVGNYPGITVEKKMGFCKLPHNIKANILDLPGTYSLNASSMDESVVIELLLNKNDKLYPDVAVVVTDVENLKRNLLIYTQIKDLEIPTILVINMSDRMKSKGITLDIPYLEEKLKTKIALVSSRKGLGINELKELIVSYKTIPNEPCLNASVIDTAYFEKLQHAFPNQLLYKLWLVITQDVNFSNLDRNEIRSTFTKSHSELKRLQQKETIKRYQFINDVLKEGLKVDASMAKDIRAKLDRVLTHKVWGYAIFFAILFLIFQSIFSWSTIPMDFIDSTFASLSSWVAEELPSGILTDLLSQGIIPGIGGVIIFIPQIAFLFLFISILEESGYMSRVVFLMDKIMRKFGLSGKSVVPLISGTACAIPAIMATRNIENWKERLITILVTPFTTCSARLPVYAIIISLVIPKQRILGILNLQGLSLMLLYLLGFGTAILSAYILNKVLKLESKTYFVVEMPSYKLPLFKNVGINVVEKTKAFIVGAGKIILAISVILWFLASYGPGKEFNEAETIVKERFVNTTLTETQFENEVASQKLENSYIGLMGRAIEPAIQPLGYDWKIGIALISSFAAREVFVGTLATIYSVGDTDNESTIKSKMQAEVRPDTGGKVFNFATGISLLLFYAFAMQCASTLAITKKETNSWKWPAMQLGFMSAFAYLTALIAYQILK; the protein is encoded by the coding sequence ATGAGCATTCAGAATATCAATGTTGCCCTTATCGGGAATCCAAATACAGGAAAAACATCCGTTTTTAATCAGCTTACAGGTTTAAATCAACAGGTAGGGAATTATCCGGGAATTACCGTTGAGAAAAAAATGGGTTTCTGCAAACTTCCACATAATATCAAAGCCAATATCCTGGATTTACCCGGAACTTACAGCCTGAATGCCAGCTCCATGGATGAAAGTGTGGTGATTGAACTTTTGCTGAACAAAAACGATAAATTATATCCCGATGTTGCAGTCGTAGTTACCGATGTTGAAAACCTGAAAAGAAATTTACTGATTTACACTCAGATAAAAGATCTTGAAATTCCAACAATCCTGGTCATCAATATGTCAGATCGTATGAAAAGTAAAGGCATTACGCTTGATATTCCGTATTTAGAAGAAAAACTGAAAACTAAAATTGCATTGGTAAGTTCGCGTAAAGGACTAGGAATAAATGAGCTAAAGGAATTAATTGTTTCTTATAAGACGATTCCGAATGAACCTTGTTTGAATGCTTCGGTTATTGACACTGCTTATTTTGAAAAATTGCAGCATGCATTTCCGAATCAGCTATTGTACAAATTGTGGCTTGTTATTACGCAGGACGTCAATTTTTCAAATTTAGACCGAAATGAAATCCGAAGTACTTTTACCAAATCACACTCCGAATTAAAACGTCTTCAGCAAAAAGAAACTATCAAACGTTATCAGTTTATCAATGATGTTTTGAAAGAAGGTTTAAAAGTTGATGCGTCGATGGCAAAAGACATTAGGGCAAAACTAGATCGGGTGCTGACACATAAAGTTTGGGGTTATGCTATTTTCTTTGCCATTTTATTTTTAATCTTCCAATCGATATTTAGCTGGTCAACCATTCCGATGGATTTTATTGACAGCACTTTTGCTTCTTTAAGCAGCTGGGTTGCCGAAGAACTGCCTAGCGGTATCTTAACTGATTTGCTTTCACAAGGAATCATTCCGGGAATTGGCGGCGTTATTATATTTATTCCGCAGATTGCATTTCTGTTTCTTTTCATCTCAATTCTTGAAGAAAGTGGATACATGAGTCGTGTTGTTTTCCTGATGGACAAAATCATGCGTAAATTTGGCCTTTCGGGAAAAAGTGTTGTACCCCTGATTTCAGGGACAGCCTGCGCTATTCCGGCAATTATGGCAACCCGAAATATTGAAAACTGGAAAGAGCGTTTAATCACGATTTTGGTTACGCCTTTCACGACCTGCTCAGCAAGATTACCGGTCTATGCAATTATCATTTCATTGGTAATTCCAAAACAACGTATTTTAGGCATACTAAATCTTCAGGGATTATCATTGATGTTGCTGTATCTGTTAGGTTTTGGAACTGCAATCCTGTCTGCTTATATTCTGAATAAAGTTTTAAAACTGGAATCCAAAACCTATTTCGTTGTCGAAATGCCTAGTTATAAATTACCGCTTTTCAAGAACGTTGGAATCAATGTTGTGGAAAAAACCAAAGCATTTATTGTGGGTGCGGGTAAAATCATCCTTGCAATATCGGTTATTTTATGGTTTTTAGCCTCGTACGGACCCGGAAAAGAATTTAATGAAGCAGAAACCATCGTTAAAGAAAGATTTGTCAATACAACCCTGACAGAAACTCAATTTGAAAACGAAGTAGCTTCTCAAAAACTGGAGAATTCCTATATCGGATTAATGGGAAGAGCGATCGAACCTGCCATTCAGCCTTTAGGTTACGACTGGAAAATCGGGATTGCGTTAATCAGTTCATTTGCAGCCCGTGAAGTTTTCGTAGGAACACTTGCTACCATTTACAGTGTGGGCGATACGGATAATGAATCAACTATAAAAAGCAAAATGCAGGCAGAAGTACGTCCTGATACCGGAGGAAAAGTCTTTAATTTTGCAACCGGAATCTCATTATTGCTGTTTTATGCGTTTGCCATGCAGTGTGCAAGTACATTGGCTATCACAAAGAAAGAGACAAACTCATGGAAATGGCCGGCAATGCAATTGGGCTTTATGAGTGCATTTGCTTATCTGACCGCTTTAATAGCCTATCAAATTTTAAAATAA